The Sylvia atricapilla isolate bSylAtr1 chromosome 13, bSylAtr1.pri, whole genome shotgun sequence genome includes a region encoding these proteins:
- the ONECUT1 gene encoding hepatocyte nuclear factor 6: MNAQLAMENIGDLHGVSHEPVPAAADLMSGSPHHRSAVAHRGSHLPAHPRSMGMASILDGGDYHHHHRPPEHALTGPLHPTMTMACETPPGMSMSSTYTTLTPLQPLPPISTVSDKFPHHHHHHHHHHHPHQRIPGNVSGSFTLMRDERGLASMNNLYTPYHKDVTGMGQSLSPLSGSGLGSIHNSQQGLPHYAHPSATMPAEKMLTPNGFEAHHPAMLARHGDQHLTPTSAGMVPINGIPHHPHAHLNAQSHGQILGSAREQNPSVTGSQVNSGSNSGQMEEINTKEVAQRITTELKRYSIPQAIFAQRVLCRSQGTLSDLLRNPKPWSKLKSGRETFRRMWKWLQEPEFQRMSALRLAACKRKEQEHGKDRGNTPKKPRLVFTDVQRRTLHAIFKENKRPSKELQITISQQLGLELSTVSNFFMNARRRSLDKWQDEGSSNSGNSSSSSSTCTKA, translated from the exons ATGAACGCGCAGCTGGCGATGGAGAACATCGGCGATCTGCACGGGGTGAGCCATGAGCCGGTGCCCGCCGCCGCCGACCTGATGAGCGGCAGCCCCCACCACCGGAGCGCGGTGGCCCACCGCGGCAGCCACCTGCCGGCCCACCCGCGCTCCATGGGCATGGCGTCCATCCTCGACGGCGGCgactaccaccaccaccaccggCCGCCCGAGCACGCGCTGACCGGCCCCCTGCACCCCACCATGACCATGGCCTGCGAGACACCCCCCGGCATGAGCATGAGCAGCACCTACACCACGTTAACCCCTCTGCAGCCTCTACCTCCCATTTCGACGGTCTCGGACAAGTTccctcaccaccaccaccaccatcatcaccatcaccatcCCCACCAGCGGATACCGGGCAACGTGAGCGGCAGCTTCACGCTCATGCGGGACGAGAGGGGTCTGGCGTCTATGAACAATCTCTACACCCCCTACCACAAGGATGTTACCGGCATGGGGCAGAGCCTCTCTCCGTTGTCTGGATCGGGCCTGGGGAGCATCCACAACTCCCAGCAAGGGCTGCCCCACTACGctcaccccagtgccaccatgCCCGCCGAGAAAATGCTCACCCCAAACGGATTTGAAGCCCACCACCCTGCCATGTTAGCCAGGCATGGCGACCAACACCTCACCCCCACCTCCGCTGGCATGGTGCCTATCAACGGGATCCCACACCACCCCCATGCCCACTTGAATGCCCAGAGCCACGGGCAGatcctgggctctgccagggagcAAAACCCTTCTGTAACTGGTTCGCAGGTCAACAGTGGAAGTAATTCAGGGCAAATGGAAGAAATCAATACCAAAGAAGTAGCTCAGAGGATCACCACCGAGCTCAAGCGGTACAGCATCCCCCAGGCTATCTTCGCCCAGAGGGTGCTGTGCCGCTCTCAAGGGACGCTCTCAGACCTGCTGAGGAACCCCAAGCCCTGGAGCAAGCTCAAATCCGGCCGGGAGACCTTCCGCAGAATGTGGAAGTGGCTCCAGGAGCCGGAGTTTCAGCGGATGTCTGCTCTGCGGCTTGCAG CGTGCAAGAGGAAAGAACAAGAACACGGGAAGGATAGAGGGAACACACCCAAAAAGCCTCGGTTGGTCTTCACTGATGTCCAGCGTCGAACTCTACATGCAATATTCAAGGAAAATAAGCGTCCGTCCAAAGAATTACAAATCaccatttcccagcagctcGGGTTGGAGCTGAGCACCGTCAGCAACTTTTTCATGAATGCACGGAGGAGGAGTCTGGATAAGTGGCAAGACGAGGGCAGCTCCAATTCAGGCAACTCATCTTCTTCATCAAGCACTTGTACCAAAGCATGA